Within the Malus sylvestris chromosome 4, drMalSylv7.2, whole genome shotgun sequence genome, the region TAGGATGAACATTGGACTATGAGGAAGTAGACTCAAGAAAACTTTTCTTATTGTTGACGATTTATAcggaaataaaataagaaaaactaacgaaaagttaaaaaaaaaaatacaaataaagatgtagtgaatagtaccagaaaaaggtaaaaatttggtttttcattaaaagtgaacaTGTACatggagtgttttgttaaaactcacaAATAACACAACAAAGTTCAACAATCTTATGTTGGAATTTAACCCCTTTGACTTTACATGATTGCAACTTCAGAAGGAATGGGTATAAAAGATCAACGGAATGATTGATACAAGCACTTGTACAGAAAGCACTTGTACAAAATCAAAAGTTCATACCACAGAAAGACCCACTTACCCTTCATTGCATTTTTTTACAGCTTTGAGCTTTTTACTTTTACCATCGCATGAATCTCCCACTTTCTTACTCCACTCTCTACACCCCAAGTTATTGGGTTCTTTTTCTTACTCTGCATGTGAAGATCTCATGCCACTTCTAACTACAGTGCTTTGGCAAATGGGTAAAGATCAGTTAATTAAAGCAGTGCGTCCGCCTTTTTAACCTAATTCaaactgtttatttttttcgTAAATTATGTTATTTTTCGACTCACTTACCGACATAGCCATTTCTTATATGTAACTTAATGATGGATCCATGATCCAAGATTATGCAAAACCATATTTTGATATGTTTGTTTGGAGTGGTCCCTATCATTGGTTAGATATACAAGGTTCAATCTATTAATAAAATAGGACCAAGGAGGGGCTTACAAATAGTGTTTAATTATTGgataaaaatcataaatatcaactttttgttgtaaaatcgactgtgggtgcagtggaataaatgaaacaagacacaaaatttacgaggttcctctacagtcagtgtgactggagtacgtcctcggggcagcagtggtgctttcattataatttgaaataataggagtacaaagataactctctctattatctcctcttatcttcttctattttctctcttcctcttccttctctctcttcctcttccttccttcctctctttctttcccgtGAACCCTTCACATCTATCTATCCCTTTGTTGTGTTTCATAAGGCttgtttttatacaagtaaATCACATGCTAAATAGTGGAAGGGCAACTTGCCCATTATTTGAGTGGACATCCATttctacaacactcccccttggatggccacaagtcttcgattgactcgttaaaatcttgatctgttttgaATGCTCCCactgatgagtatctccccctgatttcaaatcatttaggttgatcgttgatcgttctgctttagtctcttagtaagaagagttgCTGAAAGAGTTGCTTTACttattgttaactttccacagcctttttcttgaactgggttgtagGACTTTCTGCTAGACTAGCATCGAAGATCggaatttactccttttatctggagcggaatttgattcaaaagtggtggacacttgatcttgaatcggacttgtgatttcttcaaggacttcgaggcttgatcttgaatgaaattgtacCGTGAAGAGCTTCTTCGACTTTGtcggggatgaatcagcacgtgttggttgcgcttgtctccacatgctccaatgtatcattttcactttccttacttgctccccttgcttaagtagtattttcacTGCTTTCCCCCCTATGcatatgtggcatcttctcttgtagGATTTGTCCCCTGGTGCAGAAGTGGAATGCAAACCtttgcatttggatggttcatcacttcttggtgactggagacccaactccaaccgttgaagatgactactcgagagcaatactaggtaagcaatcaggaaaggttccaggcaatcggttccttaccgggagtttgagtggaggttccgacatattgatttccttatccttgtctttgcaggcaagaacatggacaaaggaaaggacagggagattgcatgatatgagataatcttgctctggtccctgaagatatgtgataatcttgctctggtgtgacatgtttgaagaagtattctcggagaggaagaaaactgagtatttcgagatgctatgttgaagatacattctcggagatgaggaagagttaggtattcttgcagtgttgcaggtctgccttgttatggagaacagaggtcgacatatatagagatttctcaatagcaagtggtggtgctgtgcttttactcttgtcagcaactgtggtgtaaatagaacagtaagatttacgcgttttcaactttgtcagagatctttgacaaaattgcacgCGACATCTGAAAAGCTGGGATTACGTCTGAAAAATaccaacgaactttattcaggaaaatctggcttttgaaattcggagagcggtgcctcttcgatctttgaacgaGTGGCTCtgctgcctcttcttttatagagacatcaattatgttcaagagtatgctcagaaagttgctgcctgAGAAATTTCCACCTTCCTGcacttctgaaattttatttgacctctgtttttccttcatcatttctgaaaaatgacttgcccatctaacatttgcttagatttgagtcttaggagtgatacagatgagcagcgtcaggataatatatggcgcccgtccttcttatcttctaatggtcctcttacggttggggactctatgatgaagaataacataaccgctactgtggtagctaggaatcttctcactccaagggataacaagatcctttcagaacggtctgaagagtcggccgttcaagactccttggctctcagtgttcagtgtgctggctctgtgtccaatatgggccaacgcctacttgctcaaactcgccaagttgaatcattgatggcggaagtggcaagtcttaaacaagagatcagagggctcaagcacgagaatagggtgttacacgtgcttgcaaatagttactctacaagcatgaaaagaaagctcgtccaactgcaggaatccgaaagtcggattcaaagtgatcaccagaggttcgttgctagattccgaaagcaactgatgccttccccttctggtgttttgctaagtactggggtgccacatgatcaatctccagtgcctcccccttctggggtacttccgagtactgaggcttcacatgagcaacctttgtgaaggctccatcctgtttgtttgttttagctcatgtgtatgtatatatctgtaatttcttggagatattaataaataagctttatttcattcaatgtattgtgccaaatacaataaagcatatacttcactaagatgtggtacttctggaccaaatattaatttatctttaccctcacgaagataaatgattattcttagtgtcttcatcatatgagtattcaactcataatcttcaatccatatggttcttttaatatcataaatatcatggataagatttgtgttggtagattgttcgatctgcagctcgagacaataattccttcaacactttataatttttctagactattcaggagtcccaatttaatatcatcaactcttcaagagttataatttaatgtcattgactcttgcaagagattttagtatgttgcaacaatatcataatgatagtactcactaaggcaatttatatcatccattgatattgagtacataatttatgctttacccttcggggccttacttcaagcaatttgaatcattcaaggattttctacacttcatgacacattttcctttggaatttatacagagcaatttgctcccatgtatatttgagggatttacttatggagatatgatgtgggtgactcacaacccttcatatataattctccatttatatgaactcgtttacaaccttgtgtcatatcatgtaagtgtattacactgtattacaaatgcccatatataatctccttggttcaacatcttttggctatttgtattgtattcaaatatatataggttcatttgcccacgttcttacaaaattgtaatggaattgcctttctccattttggccaataattttccttttgtcgacgaacaaaagaacgtgactcaatattaacacagctcattgatgaatttagtagctacttgtaaaaaccaaaattaccattggttatcatcaatccgtgatcccatattctcatgtgtatgcgcatgcataaaagcttttcatttctttggatatccattgcctcttcaagggcattacactatctcttccaggatagtcatagtttagagaatgcggatcataacctcttcttgagcgttatagagcttggattttaatctccacttccaaGAGTTGAGTCATTTAGAACCTATACGTCaatcatgcttcatgcatgagacatcaatattcccatgtctgtggattgtcctatctgggacgtgtatccacgcggcgactgtcatgcttctggcatgcaacagttatgcttcgggaatgcaatagttcagtagtgccatattattcttctttcgaataactgaaccttttgagtctaaaaatctgccacgcttcaggcgtgcaacagataaatcatttactgtctcattattttatccaacagagacatcaattcttgtaggcacatttgcagtaagtatatatgatttcatcactttcgttgcatcattcaattattcatatttcattttcttattgattgcttcgtgaatcaaaataagacaaattctcttcgttcttctggaacggtcttttctcattattcttttggaatgatattttctcatcgttcttctggaacgatattattttctccccctaatggcaggaaaattgtcttatcaaaatgacagtctGCAAACCATgcggtaaacatatccccaatcaagaattccaaatattgaatgatagatggtgttcaacatcaatgcctaaactgcaatgatgcctcatttcagtacgttgtggcagtcttacaggcacatagacaacacaaccaaaaactcgtaaatgtataatgtttggttGGTTCCAAAcccgagttgtactgagaagtattgatggtcggtaacatgtctcaaccgaattaataatgcatcatgtaaagtttacatgtccccatgtagaaaattggcaatttcgttttcatgagcagagcgcgggaaatcaatttcattcgcttaataaaggcttctgctaaaccattttgagtatggacataaggaacttctggtccttatttaatagtctgtaaactgagactcttatggcttttattacaattaagttaaagCACTGCGGCACTTCAAACTTATGGTACTCATCTAGGAActtcatgtcctgatcttcaggatcaagggacttcatGCTAGATCCTTTtgtatgatggaacttcgggtccaatcattttatatgatgaggatcaagaaactgcaggttctgatctgatcaaggaacttcaggtCCTGTATATACTCAtagtaacaaaagataagtacaataaataaattaaagcaatagacggtaattccagccataatgaataaattgcatttaagtaaataaaatttgtgacaagggctttaattcagcaccatcaaaacttaaagcaataggcggtaaaaccgtccatggtaaataaattgctttaaagtaaataaagcttgtgacaagggctttgattcagcaccattcacataaatatcaaagctttaaagcaaagggtaataattctacccactataaataaattgctttaaataaatagaacttgtgacatgggctttaaaccaacaccatgcacataaataaatatataattttattatttcttttcataatggTGATGGTCTCATCAACTTCCCACTATcaactttattattattttttattatttcttcccTTCACTTCTGTCGGGGCACCCATCCAAATTGTCcttattttattaatgttttcATTTCACAACAAGTCCTTTTAGTTACTCAGGAAGTAAAAGTAACAATAAGTTTcaattggtgttcctcctccggtgagtttcgaaaaagtcgaaacggttcccataagttttggagtcaagagtgtctgcaacttatgagaagatcaaaccgttagatttagttcaaaatttagtatgatatggataagaggataccaaacaactttcgtgaagaaacaatttcgatTTGAGCTACAGAAATAGAGTTATGGTACTCATAAGGtggctgtccagttttctgCGGAAATTGGAAACTGGTTTAGTATTTCAGACATCTGCAACGATCGCACCGTTaaagttttctgaaattttgatatgttgtagatactgagtggacgaacaactttcaagaagaaagtattttAATCCGAGGTCCGCAAGTTGGAGTTCAGAGGCTGTTTACATGGCTGTCAAATTCTTTACGAATTTTGAGTATgtactcttttgcttctgcaaaggatgatatacagtcatacaacaatatatatagttgcttcaagaaaatcaattgtactgagatttgaagatgaaatgaaaattgtttcttatctgtgagattccagCTGAAGGAGGTGAACAGGATTtgtggcgttgtgctttccactgacatgagagcttctcgtgctgataacgtgttgtaaaatcgactgtgggtgcagtggaataaatgaaacaagacacaaaatttacgaggttcctctacagtcagtgtgactggagtacgtcctcggggcagcagtggtgctttcattataatttgaaataataggagtacaaagataactctctctattatctcctcttatcttcttctattttctctcttcctcttccttctctctcttcctcttccttccttcctctctttctttcccgtGAACCCTTCACATCTATCTATCCCTTTGTTGTGTTTCATAAGGCttgtttttatacaagtaaATCACATGCTAAATAGTGGAAGGGCAACTTGCCCATTATTTGAGTGGACATCCATTTCTACAACACTTTTAATAATGTTAAGACCATGAAGATTCAGTGTTATTGTTGACCTTGTCCAAAGAGTACTCCTTGCTGGTCCAATTATAagaaagatttttcagtatgcCGGAAATATGATTTAGTATACTAAATATCATTATATCATGTTCTCTATCTCTACAtatttaaaaaatctctccaattatCAATGCACGATGTATGAACTAGGAATTATTGTTATGTTTTAatccaacaaaagcaaaaaactaggattgtaattttatttttattttgaacaaacaaAATTATACAATAAGAGATgggggagtgggctaagcctcacaatgagctatcaataatgtggttcaaattcgcctttggtgaaaatcgaacttaaaacctcttacttataaacttacaattgaagaagaatatcattagTCCATAATACTAAATTACAATGATTGAATCCGAGACGCAgtgattgaaaagaaaaaccctaactATCAAAGTAATTCACGGACTTGTAATTTTGTAGTTTGATAAAGTATTATTGTATTGATTGATAAAGTATCGTAGAAGGTAGGAATGTTATTTGTCACATAGTTATGTAATTCAAAGTGGTGACCACATGGAGATGATAGTGTGTCCCTTCTTATTTGGGACTGCTACTCCTAGCTTTTTAGTGTACAACTAGGCCTAGCTTTTCTTTTGGTACAAATAGACTTGATTCGAACTTTGTAGGTTTACACGTATCGGAATAGGATTCTcttatcttttaattttcttatttttctcttttcttcttatatttttctttttgtttttcttttcataaaaaaaatcaacataaaatattaacatgatTTAATCGTAActatttataaaaaaagtcaacataaaatgaatgtgaTGGAGATTAGGAGACGAGAGAACCATACTCCTTCTTATACAAGTTTCCAAACGAGGCCGTAGTGTCCATTGTCATTACAATCTAGTTGTATTCTTCTGCACTGATGAGAGGTCTAAATTCAACTTGCATAAATAGCAATTTCAATACGATATTATTATTAATCGATAACTATTGTGTGGTTTAATCGAATCTTCACCCCAATATCGttatacaaaaaagaaaaggactCTTATTGGTATATTAAGGATTAAAGAGGCAGACCAAAAGACTAatcccaacaacaacaaaaatgggTAATAATCTTGCATGGGTTGCTTTTCTCCAAAACTTTTATGGCTTGCTTGTCTCttatccttcttttttttaagtACAATATCTTGTAAACCCCACATATCCATGCACCCTCCTCAATCAACTCATACGGTCCTACCCAAAGGCCATGCTTATTTTGCCCTAATTAACAACTTCCCTTTCtaaagagattttttaatgtactCAGAATATAACTATATAAGGCGGTATGTTATATGTTGTTATGTAAGTGgaggaatttttattttttttcaagtgcCCCTTCACTTATATGATGACATAAGATGTATGTGGTATGTGCCATTAATCTGGACACACTAGAAAATCTCTTCGCTGTCCATCCTTATAAAGtgaaccccaaaaaaaaaaaattctccatataaaattttaaaaggaaTAAAGTATATCAGAGTCTAGCCGAATTGACTAAAATAGTGTGTTTTTCATAAGTTAATGTAAATTATCTCttgaataagaagaaaaaatttgaaaacataaaaaatctaAATTGGGCTTGGTAAGGCCCAATAAGTACAAGAGCAACGAACAAGATAATCAAATAATTTGGGGTTGATTTAACAAAACTATAGACAAGTACACGTGAAGGCCACGTCTTTATATATCCCCATAAAGTACGTATTGACAAATCTTACTCATAATTTTTGCTGTCCATATTCCCCCACTCGCAGAGCCAAGCACGTGGTATGCACTTTCGAAACTCACATTTAAGGTTAGTAGCAaaggaattttaacaaaaaacttatAGTATTGTTTACTtcaacgaaaaattatatttttatactaaaaattcaatcatggtactatttactttaccttttattttgtctttatcgttaaaactcaaagttttaagccattttcattaattttccttagtATTAATACATAAAATTGTTATTGCACTCTTAAAATCTAATTATatactttaaattttatatatttaataataaaaaaatgtcaaattttaagcataaattttaaatttgaaggCTTTTGTGgca harbors:
- the LOC126618007 gene encoding uncharacterized protein LOC126618007, producing the protein MTCPSNICLDLSLRSDTDEQRQDNIWRPSFLSSNGPLTVGDSMMKNNITATVVARNLLTPRDNKILSERSEESAVQDSLALSVQCAGSVSNMGQRLLAQTRQVESLMAEVASLKQEIRGLKHENRVLHVLANSYSTSMKRKLVQLQESESRIQSDHQRFVARFRKQLMPSPSGVLLSTGVPHDQSPVPPPSGVLPSTEASHEQPL